One window of Deltaproteobacteria bacterium genomic DNA carries:
- the ysxC gene encoding ribosome biogenesis GTP-binding protein YsxC: MKIISAALLDQAHNPGQIPSPPYPQVAVFGRSNVGKSSLLAKMMRRRKLVKVSSTPGKTRAIYYYLVNDALLLVDLPGYGFSKAPRGVANQWRSLVEAYLDKEPGPKLALHLIDIRHSPTKDDISVHRILAGRYIPSITVATKADKLSRSGVIRATNVIGRELGEPVELIVPASAKDASISADPLWDRILAETGITP, from the coding sequence ATGAAAATAATTTCCGCAGCATTGCTGGACCAGGCACATAATCCCGGTCAGATACCATCGCCGCCATACCCTCAGGTGGCCGTTTTCGGAAGATCCAACGTCGGCAAGTCGTCCCTTCTGGCCAAAATGATGCGCCGGCGCAAGCTTGTAAAGGTCAGCTCTACCCCGGGCAAGACCAGGGCAATCTATTATTATCTCGTTAACGATGCACTTCTTCTGGTGGATCTTCCGGGCTACGGTTTTTCCAAAGCCCCCAGAGGTGTCGCCAATCAGTGGCGGTCCCTGGTGGAAGCCTACCTTGACAAAGAGCCGGGCCCGAAACTCGCCCTGCATCTCATTGATATCAGGCATTCTCCTACGAAGGACGACATTTCCGTTCACCGGATACTCGCCGGCAGGTACATCCCCAGCATAACCGTGGCAACGAAAGCTGACAAGCTCTCCAGGTCCGGCGTTATCCGCGCCACCAACGTTATCGGCAGGGAACTGGGGGAACCCGTTGAACTCATCGTACCCGCATCTGCCAAGGACGCATCCATTTCCGCTGACCCCCTCTGGGACCGGATACTCGCGGAAACAGGCATAACCCCCTGA
- a CDS encoding ammonia-forming cytochrome c nitrite reductase subunit c552, translated as MLKKGLIAGLVTMAGIFFSLSLNNASAAAPPSRHGDINAKWSAGPHARTQSDVAGELSDERAGQTPGDVIHGNDPEDCIACHGPTSVLANGGMTEEEALQYFFTTKDGRFTKDTTAAHTDEWPNVSCSTCHYTLAGQSAAMPALALFNSQTGKYVHIKMPAKLCGQCHGTLHIADTDHRTYNGWSMSRHNHTQSDVAGELSDERVGQTPGDVIHGDDPEDCIACHGPTSVLANGGMTEAKALQYFFTTKDGRFTKDTTVAHTDEWPGVSCVACHDPHNPAVRSYFNSSTGKYVIMKNTADLCGQCHGNLRFPDTDHLSYNILSGKGGIGVPVRQTMPGVTCTDCHMYNSGVDGSNSAMFHGHKLSITVKDANGKSSTSCTKCHETIDGATAKTTIGAWKSSFQALDATTGKNVAAAGKAITGLNDKGLKAKLEEAQNNLRYAESDESGGFHNHRFLMSLLQDANGKALEVLSSSKQ; from the coding sequence ATGCTCAAGAAGGGTCTTATCGCAGGATTGGTGACAATGGCAGGGATCTTTTTTTCCCTGAGCCTGAACAACGCGTCGGCAGCTGCACCCCCCTCACGGCACGGGGACATTAACGCCAAGTGGTCCGCCGGCCCCCATGCCCGGACACAGTCGGATGTCGCCGGTGAGTTGTCCGATGAGCGCGCGGGACAGACCCCGGGAGATGTGATCCACGGAAATGATCCGGAGGACTGCATTGCCTGCCACGGCCCCACATCGGTACTGGCCAATGGCGGAATGACCGAGGAGGAGGCGTTGCAATACTTCTTCACTACAAAAGACGGCAGGTTCACCAAAGATACCACAGCCGCCCACACGGATGAGTGGCCCAACGTATCATGCAGTACCTGTCACTATACACTTGCCGGACAGTCGGCAGCCATGCCCGCCCTGGCGTTGTTTAACTCCCAGACTGGAAAGTATGTCCATATAAAAATGCCCGCCAAGCTCTGCGGACAGTGCCATGGCACCCTTCACATCGCGGATACCGATCACCGGACCTATAATGGATGGAGCATGAGCCGGCACAATCATACTCAGAGCGACGTTGCCGGTGAGTTGTCAGATGAGCGCGTGGGACAGACCCCGGGAGATGTGATCCACGGGGATGATCCGGAGGACTGCATTGCCTGCCACGGTCCCACATCGGTACTGGCCAATGGCGGAATGACCGAGGCGAAGGCGTTGCAATATTTCTTCACTACAAAAGACGGCAGGTTCACCAAAGATACCACAGTCGCCCACACGGATGAGTGGCCGGGCGTTTCCTGTGTCGCCTGCCACGATCCGCATAACCCGGCTGTCCGCTCATACTTTAACTCATCCACCGGAAAATATGTGATTATGAAGAACACGGCGGATCTTTGCGGGCAATGTCACGGCAACCTGCGTTTCCCCGACACCGACCACCTTAGTTACAATATCCTGAGCGGTAAGGGGGGCATTGGGGTGCCTGTCCGGCAAACGATGCCCGGTGTCACCTGCACCGATTGCCATATGTATAACAGCGGTGTGGACGGCAGCAACTCGGCCATGTTCCATGGCCATAAATTAAGTATTACCGTCAAGGATGCGAATGGAAAAAGTTCTACATCATGCACCAAATGCCATGAAACCATTGACGGCGCCACCGCCAAAACAACTATTGGTGCATGGAAGTCGAGCTTCCAGGCCCTCGATGCCACCACCGGGAAGAATGTTGCCGCAGCCGGGAAGGCCATAACGGGCCTTAATGACAAAGGGTTAAAGGCCAAACTTGAGGAGGCTCAAAATAATCTGAGATATGCCGAGTCGGATGAAAGCGGTGGTTTTCATAACCACAGATTTCTTATGTCCCTGCTTCAAGATGCCAACGGCAAGGCGCTGGAGGTCCTGTCTTCATCGAAGCAATGA
- a CDS encoding response regulator → MIKLLLVDDVELFLELERSFLSREIFEIATARSGREALEKVRRVRPDLVLLDLFMPEIDGAEVCRSLKADPDTRNIPVIMTTSEPQEEPDVRKRCFEAGCDDFIPKPLRREELLKVIGDALQLTKRREPRVKAHLRCAVTRSGETTDTWIHTLAVRGASVQFPLPLRVGEEIDLLFSLPMDAARIETRAVVRWVGRAAKNGPPGVGVEFLTIATGDRERINTYVAEKLKLLEQ, encoded by the coding sequence ATGATCAAGCTGCTGCTCGTGGATGATGTGGAGCTTTTTCTGGAGCTTGAACGGAGTTTTTTGTCGAGGGAAATCTTCGAAATAGCTACGGCCCGTTCCGGCCGGGAGGCCTTGGAAAAAGTCCGCCGTGTCAGACCTGACCTCGTCCTCCTCGACCTCTTCATGCCGGAAATAGATGGTGCCGAAGTCTGCCGCAGCCTCAAGGCCGACCCTGATACGAGGAATATCCCGGTTATCATGACTACTTCCGAACCTCAGGAGGAGCCTGATGTCAGGAAACGGTGTTTTGAAGCGGGATGCGACGATTTCATCCCAAAACCACTCCGCAGGGAAGAATTGCTGAAAGTCATTGGAGACGCGCTTCAATTGACCAAAAGAAGGGAACCCCGGGTGAAGGCTCACCTCAGGTGCGCCGTCACCCGATCAGGGGAAACCACCGATACCTGGATACACACCCTCGCCGTCAGGGGAGCCTCGGTGCAGTTTCCGCTTCCCCTTAGGGTCGGGGAAGAAATTGACCTGCTGTTCAGCCTGCCCATGGATGCGGCTCGGATTGAAACAAGGGCGGTGGTCAGATGGGTTGGACGGGCCGCTAAAAACGGCCCCCCAGGCGTAGGAGTTGAGTTCCTCACCATTGCCACCGGCGACAGGGAGAGGATAAACACGTACGTCGCGGAAAAGTTAAAGCTGCTGGAGCAGTAA
- a CDS encoding radical SAM protein — translation MARVYLKDGCFLKNLEEPALYDSKTDEIYLLSREAFNRIMAMSEGRLRDDEAAALLKEEDLVQTEGRRTAPWVTGSSLHPSLRYLELQVTGRCDKACRHCYLGPASPVDMSTGEIGNILDEFESIQGLKVMVSGGEPLCSPMMEEILELLEGRLLRTVLLTHGERINPAMAGNLGVFDQVQISLDGMDRGHDRLRGAGSFRRAVSGIEALLGEGIPVAVATMVYRGNLTEFEKLSQFITGMGVCEWNIDVPCRAGRWDGGEEKDPSLLDAMAKNLRFGFGGGYHGAADGLACGSHLMTVFPDGMVAKCGFYKETAVGHVREGLSNVWMKIDHRPLSSLQCGCDQLEQCGGGCRFRAEVMTGESSGPDIVQCMARGVNWRKS, via the coding sequence ATGGCCCGTGTATATCTCAAAGACGGCTGTTTCCTGAAGAACCTCGAGGAACCGGCGCTTTATGACTCAAAAACAGATGAGATCTATCTCCTGAGCCGGGAGGCCTTCAACCGCATCATGGCGATGTCCGAGGGACGCTTGAGGGACGATGAGGCGGCGGCACTCCTGAAAGAGGAGGACCTTGTTCAGACTGAAGGAAGGCGTACCGCGCCTTGGGTGACAGGGTCTTCCCTCCACCCGTCCTTAAGATACCTGGAACTTCAGGTTACCGGCCGATGCGACAAGGCATGCCGTCACTGCTACCTGGGCCCGGCGTCTCCGGTGGACATGTCCACCGGGGAGATAGGGAATATCCTCGATGAGTTCGAGTCCATACAGGGATTGAAGGTCATGGTATCCGGTGGGGAACCTCTTTGCAGCCCCATGATGGAGGAAATCCTCGAATTGCTGGAAGGGAGGCTGCTGAGGACTGTTCTTCTAACCCACGGGGAAAGGATAAACCCGGCGATGGCCGGTAATCTTGGAGTGTTCGACCAGGTACAGATCTCCCTGGACGGCATGGACAGGGGGCATGACCGGTTGAGGGGCGCCGGGTCATTCAGGCGTGCGGTTTCGGGTATTGAGGCCCTCCTGGGTGAGGGGATTCCCGTTGCCGTGGCCACCATGGTCTACCGCGGCAACCTCACCGAGTTCGAAAAGCTCTCGCAGTTTATCACCGGCATGGGTGTCTGTGAGTGGAACATCGACGTCCCATGCCGCGCCGGAAGATGGGATGGCGGTGAAGAAAAAGACCCATCCCTTCTCGATGCCATGGCCAAAAACCTTCGCTTCGGGTTCGGAGGGGGATACCATGGGGCCGCCGACGGGCTCGCCTGTGGGTCCCACCTTATGACGGTCTTTCCCGATGGAATGGTGGCTAAGTGCGGTTTTTACAAAGAGACTGCCGTGGGTCATGTGCGTGAGGGACTTTCCAACGTTTGGATGAAAATAGACCATCGGCCGCTCTCCAGCCTGCAGTGCGGGTGCGATCAGTTGGAACAGTGCGGCGGCGGCTGCCGCTTTCGGGCGGAGGTGATGACCGGAGAATCTTCAGGGCCGGATATCGTCCAATGCATGGCAAGGGGAGTTAACTGGAGAAAATCATGA
- a CDS encoding TIGR01212 family radical SAM protein (This family includes YhcC from E. coli K-12, an uncharacterized radical SAM protein.), giving the protein MTNRSRKKSQPSPFLYRSLASYLREIFGAPIRKVPVDPGFGCPNRDGTVGRAGCSFCVPESFVPSHARGGGIPVEQIMRALKGQPPAPFIVYIQAGTGTYAPLPVFRKMVDEICGLPGVAGLFVGTRPDCVDEGILDVLMPWKGRKLLWLELGLQSASDRTLIRIGRGHGVEAFAAARGLARDRDIPVCAHVILGLPGEGKKEMMATAAFLAEHAVEGVKIHHLQVIRGAGMEDEYRRGEIAPIDFLKYPAIVADFLEGIPPWTVIHRLLADAPGDMLIAPRWPGKMKMVQAIRKEMVARQSFQGKSWNGLPINR; this is encoded by the coding sequence ATGACTAACAGATCACGAAAAAAGAGTCAACCATCGCCCTTTCTATACCGTTCCCTCGCTTCCTACCTGCGTGAGATCTTTGGTGCTCCCATCAGGAAAGTGCCGGTGGATCCGGGTTTCGGGTGCCCCAATCGTGATGGGACCGTCGGTAGGGCAGGGTGCTCCTTCTGTGTTCCGGAGAGCTTCGTTCCCTCCCACGCAAGGGGTGGAGGAATCCCCGTCGAGCAGATCATGCGTGCATTGAAGGGACAACCGCCTGCCCCTTTCATCGTTTACATCCAGGCCGGGACAGGGACTTACGCTCCCCTCCCTGTTTTCAGAAAGATGGTGGACGAAATCTGCGGTCTCCCCGGCGTGGCCGGCCTCTTTGTGGGCACCAGGCCGGACTGCGTCGACGAGGGGATTCTTGATGTCCTGATGCCCTGGAAGGGCCGCAAGCTCCTCTGGCTGGAACTCGGTCTTCAGTCGGCCTCGGACAGGACACTGATCCGCATCGGGAGAGGGCATGGAGTGGAAGCATTTGCCGCCGCAAGAGGCCTGGCAAGGGATCGGGATATCCCTGTCTGTGCCCACGTCATTCTGGGTCTGCCGGGCGAGGGGAAAAAGGAGATGATGGCAACGGCGGCCTTCCTGGCGGAACATGCTGTGGAAGGTGTCAAGATCCACCACCTTCAGGTCATCCGGGGGGCCGGTATGGAGGATGAATACAGACGCGGAGAGATCGCCCCCATTGATTTCCTGAAGTACCCTGCAATCGTCGCCGATTTTCTGGAGGGCATTCCACCCTGGACCGTGATCCATCGACTCCTGGCTGACGCGCCCGGCGACATGCTCATTGCTCCCCGATGGCCGGGAAAGATGAAGATGGTCCAGGCAATAAGGAAAGAGATGGTCGCCAGACAGAGTTTTCAAGGCAAGTCGTGGAATGGCTTGCCGATCAACAGGTAA
- the hflX gene encoding GTPase HflX, whose product MKPDQVRRIERLGRMKPATEEVVPVETARRLSALSREIKRQLGLLIDRRGSVSFILVGDRKGIYIPDLTRYRFSPGHLRGLRLIHTHLEPVGLSREDLTDLTLVRLDLIVAIEVTPAGIPATTHMGYLVESESSRWTVETYPGPHALPRDPLVLIALAEEDLRKHITGRITDGTSRAVLIAWTGSSASRAEESMDELRELARTAGIEVTQAVIQPRSKPDPRYVIGRGKLHNVAVLALDDGADTLVFNGELSPSQLRAIADITELKVIDRTMLILDIFAQHARSRGGKIQVELAQLRYLLPRLTGKGTALSRLAGGIGTRGPGETKLEIDRRRIRQRISKLQISLARLQKNRQVSRSRRGREEVPIVSIVGYTNVGKSTLLNTLTRSSEITEDKLFATLDPVSRRLSFSHGKVCILTDTVGLIHDLPPELERAFSATFEEIRDADLILHLVDASHPQCEEQIQTVERTLEGMELGAIPRLLVLNKSDLVDPETLANMERRHRTISVCAVSRDTLRPLMEELATRTTAIRRSMAQRPNP is encoded by the coding sequence CTGAAACCGGATCAGGTCCGCCGCATTGAACGGTTGGGCCGCATGAAGCCGGCGACCGAAGAGGTTGTCCCCGTCGAGACGGCCCGCCGACTCTCTGCATTGTCTAGAGAAATCAAAAGACAGCTGGGTCTTCTCATCGATCGACGCGGTTCGGTCAGCTTCATTCTGGTCGGCGACAGGAAAGGCATCTACATCCCTGATCTCACCAGGTATCGATTCAGCCCCGGACACCTGAGGGGACTGCGCCTTATCCACACCCATCTGGAACCGGTGGGCCTCTCCCGGGAGGACCTGACCGACCTGACCCTGGTGCGACTGGATCTGATCGTCGCCATCGAGGTCACCCCCGCAGGCATCCCCGCCACAACCCACATGGGTTATCTGGTGGAATCAGAATCCTCCCGCTGGACGGTGGAGACGTATCCCGGGCCCCACGCCCTTCCCAGGGACCCCCTCGTTCTTATTGCCCTGGCGGAAGAGGACCTCCGAAAGCATATTACCGGCAGGATCACCGATGGGACGTCAAGGGCGGTTCTGATTGCCTGGACCGGCTCTTCGGCCTCCAGGGCCGAAGAATCCATGGATGAGCTCAGAGAACTGGCGAGAACCGCCGGCATTGAGGTTACTCAGGCTGTGATCCAGCCCAGATCGAAACCCGATCCCCGTTATGTTATCGGTCGGGGAAAGCTTCACAACGTAGCTGTCCTGGCCCTGGATGACGGGGCAGACACCCTGGTTTTCAACGGTGAGCTGTCCCCCTCTCAGCTAAGGGCTATTGCCGACATAACAGAGTTGAAAGTGATCGACAGAACCATGCTTATTCTGGACATCTTCGCCCAGCACGCGCGGTCCCGTGGGGGCAAAATACAGGTGGAACTGGCTCAGTTGAGATACCTTCTTCCACGCCTTACAGGGAAGGGCACAGCCCTGTCGCGGCTGGCGGGTGGCATCGGGACACGCGGGCCCGGCGAGACCAAGCTGGAGATCGACAGGCGGCGCATAAGACAACGGATATCGAAACTACAGATCAGCCTTGCGCGGCTCCAGAAGAACCGCCAGGTCAGTAGAAGCCGGAGAGGCAGGGAGGAGGTCCCCATCGTCTCCATCGTGGGCTATACAAACGTGGGAAAAAGCACCCTTCTCAACACACTTACCCGAAGCTCCGAGATCACCGAGGACAAGCTGTTTGCGACCCTGGATCCTGTCAGCAGGAGGCTGTCCTTTTCCCACGGAAAGGTCTGTATCCTGACCGATACCGTCGGCCTGATTCATGATCTCCCCCCGGAGCTGGAACGCGCTTTCTCGGCCACTTTCGAAGAGATCAGGGATGCCGACCTGATCCTTCACCTGGTGGATGCTTCCCACCCCCAATGCGAGGAACAGATCCAGACGGTGGAAAGAACCCTGGAGGGCATGGAATTGGGCGCCATTCCCCGCCTCCTGGTTTTGAACAAATCCGACTTGGTTGACCCCGAGACCCTGGCCAATATGGAGAGACGCCATAGGACCATTTCGGTATGCGCCGTCAGCAGGGACACCTTACGGCCCCTGATGGAGGAGCTTGCCACAAGGACTACAGCAATCCGGAGGTCAATGGCCCAAAGGCCCAATCCCTGA